One part of the Glycine max cultivar Williams 82 chromosome 14, Glycine_max_v4.0, whole genome shotgun sequence genome encodes these proteins:
- the LOC100793445 gene encoding probable magnesium transporter NIPA6 isoform X1: MGLSKENLKGLILALVSSGFIGASFIIKKQGLRRAAAVYGVRAGVGGYYYLLEPLWWVGMITMIAGEVANFVAYAFAPAVLVTPLGALSIIVSAVLADIILKEKLHNLGILGCIMCIAGSIIIFIHAPKEQPITSVLEIWNMATQPAFLAYVGSVIVLVFILVFHFAPRCGHTNVLVFTGICSLMGSLSVMSVKALGTSLKLTFEGKNQLIYPETWFFMLVVAICVIMQMNYLNKALDTFNTAIVSPIYYVMFTTLTILASVIMFKDWDGQSGGTIVSEICGFIVVLSGTIMLHATKDFERSSSFRGSAPSSPTLSARLFTGNGDSLLKQDEENGSPESNMCSRRQELY, translated from the exons ATGGGTCTGTCCAAGGAGAATCTGAAAGGTCTCATACTAGCTTTGGTGTCAAGTGGGTTCATTGGGGCaagttttatcattaaaaagCAAGGCCTTAGAAGAGCTGCAGCAGTTTATGGTGTCAGGGCTG GTGTTGGTGGGTATTATTATCTCTTGGAGCCATTATGGTGGGTGGGAATGATCACAA TGATTGCAGGAGAGGTTGCAAACTTTGTTGCATATGCGTTTGCTCCTGCAGTCCTAGTTACCCCTCTTGGTGCACTAAGTATTATTGTGAG TGCTGTTTTGGCTGACATTATTCTGAAAGAGAAGCTACACAATCTTGGGATTTTAGGCTGTATAATGTGCATTGCTGGTagtatcattatttttattcatgctCCTAAGGAACAACCTATTACATCTGTTCTGGAAATATGGAATATGGCTACTCAACCAG CTTTTCTGGCATATGTGGGCTCAGTAATAGTATTGGTTTTCATTCTGGTCTTCCATTTTGCACCAAGATGCGGGCATACGAATGTGCTAGTTTTTACTGGCATTTGTTCATTGATGGGTTCCCTCTCT GTGATGAGTGTTAAAGCCCTTGGAACTTCTTTGAAATTAACTTTTGAAGGGAAAAATCAGTTAATCTACCCAGAGACATGGTTTTTTATGTTAGTTGTGGCTATATGTGTCATCATGCAAATGAATTATCTTAATAAG GCTCTTGACACCTTCAACACAGCAATTGTATCTCCTATATACTATGTCATGTTCACAACACTTACAATACTAGCCAGTGTAATAATGTTTAAG GATTGGGATGGCCAAAGTGGTGGAACTATTGTGTCAGAAATATGTGGCTTCATCGTTGTACTCTCTGGAACAATAATGTTGCATGCGACTAAGGACTTCGAGAGAAGCTCTTCTTTTAGAG GCAGTGCTCCTTCATCGCCTACGCTATCTGCCCGACTTTTTACCGGAAATGGGGACTCATTACTTAAGCAAGATGAGGAAAATGGATCTCCCGAGAGTAATATGTGCTCAAGAAGGCAAGAGTTGTATTAG
- the LOC100793445 gene encoding probable magnesium transporter NIPA3 isoform X2: MVGGNDHKICFCMVYCTVIAGEVANFVAYAFAPAVLVTPLGALSIIVSAVLADIILKEKLHNLGILGCIMCIAGSIIIFIHAPKEQPITSVLEIWNMATQPAFLAYVGSVIVLVFILVFHFAPRCGHTNVLVFTGICSLMGSLSVMSVKALGTSLKLTFEGKNQLIYPETWFFMLVVAICVIMQMNYLNKALDTFNTAIVSPIYYVMFTTLTILASVIMFKDWDGQSGGTIVSEICGFIVVLSGTIMLHATKDFERSSSFRGSAPSSPTLSARLFTGNGDSLLKQDEENGSPESNMCSRRQELY, from the exons ATGGTGGGTGGGAATGATCACAA AATCTGTTTCTGTATGGTTTATTGTACAGTGATTGCAGGAGAGGTTGCAAACTTTGTTGCATATGCGTTTGCTCCTGCAGTCCTAGTTACCCCTCTTGGTGCACTAAGTATTATTGTGAG TGCTGTTTTGGCTGACATTATTCTGAAAGAGAAGCTACACAATCTTGGGATTTTAGGCTGTATAATGTGCATTGCTGGTagtatcattatttttattcatgctCCTAAGGAACAACCTATTACATCTGTTCTGGAAATATGGAATATGGCTACTCAACCAG CTTTTCTGGCATATGTGGGCTCAGTAATAGTATTGGTTTTCATTCTGGTCTTCCATTTTGCACCAAGATGCGGGCATACGAATGTGCTAGTTTTTACTGGCATTTGTTCATTGATGGGTTCCCTCTCT GTGATGAGTGTTAAAGCCCTTGGAACTTCTTTGAAATTAACTTTTGAAGGGAAAAATCAGTTAATCTACCCAGAGACATGGTTTTTTATGTTAGTTGTGGCTATATGTGTCATCATGCAAATGAATTATCTTAATAAG GCTCTTGACACCTTCAACACAGCAATTGTATCTCCTATATACTATGTCATGTTCACAACACTTACAATACTAGCCAGTGTAATAATGTTTAAG GATTGGGATGGCCAAAGTGGTGGAACTATTGTGTCAGAAATATGTGGCTTCATCGTTGTACTCTCTGGAACAATAATGTTGCATGCGACTAAGGACTTCGAGAGAAGCTCTTCTTTTAGAG GCAGTGCTCCTTCATCGCCTACGCTATCTGCCCGACTTTTTACCGGAAATGGGGACTCATTACTTAAGCAAGATGAGGAAAATGGATCTCCCGAGAGTAATATGTGCTCAAGAAGGCAAGAGTTGTATTAG
- the LOC100796607 gene encoding Mitochondrial fission 1 protein A-like, which produces MAKLEAKLGMILDSVGQFFSGKDHLPYCDSDVVAGCEREVLEAEKQSSQEYMQDCLLRLSWALVHSKHPQDVHRGIAMLESSLPATEDPLQQREKLYLLAVGYYRNADYSRSRDLVDRCLAIAPDWRQAVTLKTTIEDKITKDGVIGLGIAATAVGLIAGGIAAAVSRKK; this is translated from the exons ATGGCGAAACTTGAAGCCAAGCTAGGGATGATCTTGGACTCGGTGGGTCAGTTCTTCTCCGGCAAGGACCATCTTCCTTATTGTGACTCTGACGTCGTAGCT GGATGTGAAAGAGAGGTCTTGGAGGCAGAAAAACAATCATCTCAAGAGTATATGCAAGACTGTCTCCTGCGTTTATCATGGGCTCTTGTTCACTCCAAACACCCACAAGATGTGCACCGTGGGATAGCCATGCTTGAAT CATCTTTGCCTGCTACAGAGGACCCACTGCAGCAAAGGGAGAAGCTTTATCTTCTGGCTGTTGGATACTATAGAAATGCTGATTATTCAAGGAGTAGGGATCTCGTCGACAGGTGCCTCGCG ATTGCACCCGACTGGAGGCAGGCAGTGACACTCAAGACAACAATCGAGGATAAGATCACCAAAG ATGGTGTCATTGGCCTAGGCATTGCTGCAACTGCTGTAGGACTTATAGCAGGTGGGATTGCAGCAGCTGTGTCTAGAAAAAAGTGA